In Nitrospirota bacterium, a single genomic region encodes these proteins:
- a CDS encoding menaquinone biosynthesis decarboxylase has product VGSLDDIGERMLEFLAPEIPTNLIEKLKALPKLKRLSDFLPKYVKSGPCKEVVIKDNPSLNILPILKTWPEDGGRFITLPMVFTKDPESGARNCGMYRMQVYDSRTTGMHWHIHKDGAKHYRNAERTGKRLEVAVALGSDPATMYASTAPLPEGVDEMLFAGFLRQSPVELIKCETVDLEVPANSEIVLEGFCEPGERRAEGPFGDHTGYYSLKDEFPVFHITCITHRKDAIYPATIVGKPPMEDCYIAKATERIFLPLLKMQLPEVVDMNLPLEGVFHNIAIVSIDKRYPGHARKVMYALWGMGQMSFTKMIAVVDKWVDVQNLSEVVWRIGNNVDPKRDVVIVEGPLDVLEHASDIPAYGGKMGIDATKKWPSEGFKRQWPNDITMSEEIKRLVDLRWQEYGF; this is encoded by the coding sequence GGTAGGAAGCCTCGATGATATAGGCGAGAGGATGCTTGAGTTTCTTGCACCTGAAATTCCGACAAACTTAATTGAGAAACTCAAGGCCCTGCCAAAACTTAAAAGGCTTTCTGACTTCCTTCCGAAATATGTTAAATCAGGCCCGTGCAAAGAGGTGGTAATAAAAGATAATCCTTCCCTCAATATACTGCCCATACTTAAGACATGGCCTGAAGACGGCGGCAGGTTTATCACACTGCCAATGGTCTTTACCAAAGACCCTGAATCAGGAGCACGCAACTGCGGGATGTACAGGATGCAGGTCTATGATAGTCGAACAACCGGTATGCACTGGCATATCCATAAAGACGGAGCAAAACATTACCGAAATGCAGAGAGAACGGGTAAAAGGCTCGAGGTTGCTGTGGCTTTAGGCTCTGACCCTGCCACCATGTATGCATCAACAGCCCCGCTGCCAGAGGGAGTGGATGAAATGCTCTTTGCAGGATTCTTGAGGCAATCTCCTGTGGAGCTAATAAAATGTGAGACTGTTGATTTAGAAGTGCCTGCAAATTCTGAAATAGTGCTTGAGGGTTTTTGCGAGCCTGGCGAAAGGCGCGCCGAGGGGCCTTTTGGAGACCACACAGGATATTATTCATTAAAGGATGAGTTTCCGGTATTCCACATCACCTGCATTACACATCGTAAAGATGCCATCTATCCTGCAACAATAGTCGGTAAGCCTCCGATGGAGGATTGCTACATTGCAAAAGCCACAGAGAGGATTTTCCTTCCATTGTTAAAGATGCAACTTCCCGAGGTAGTTGACATGAATCTTCCCCTTGAAGGGGTGTTTCATAATATTGCAATTGTTTCAATTGACAAGCGATATCCAGGTCATGCAAGAAAGGTTATGTATGCCCTCTGGGGCATGGGACAGATGAGCTTTACGAAAATGATTGCGGTGGTGGATAAATGGGTAGATGTCCAGAACTTATCAGAGGTTGTCTGGAGGATCGGGAATAATGTTGACCCGAAGCGGGATGTAGTAATTGTAGAAGGACCTCTCGATGTCCTTGAACACGCCTCAGATATCCCTGCCTATGGAGGCAAAATGGGCATTGATGCCACAAAAAAATGGCCATCAGAGGGCTTCAAAAGACAATGGCCCAATGATATAACGATGTCAGAAGAAATCAAAAGACTTGTTGATTTAAGGTGGCAGGAATACGGCTTTTAG